In the Gossypium raimondii isolate GPD5lz chromosome 9, ASM2569854v1, whole genome shotgun sequence genome, one interval contains:
- the LOC105798407 gene encoding uncharacterized protein LOC105798407 codes for MGSKNKDVIRLEREAVIPILKPKLIMTLANLIEHSSDRAEFLKFCKRVEYTIRSWYLLQFEDLMQLYSLFDPVNGARKLQQQNLSSEEVDVLEQNFLTYLFQVMEKSNFKIATDEEIDVAHAGQYLLNLPITVDESKIDKTLLKRYFSEHPQPNLPDFADKYIIFRRGIGIDRTTDYFFMEKVDMIIARLWAFLLRLTRLEKLLSRRSRGRNKKEPKKDDEINPETDSEDLYVERIRLENMDLSIKNLVGKTTIQEPTFDRIIVVYRKASAKPNMDRGIYVKHFKNIPMADLEIVLPEKKSPGLTPMDWVTFLASAVVGLVTLFSSLQMPEADLWVIFAILSAVIGYCAKIYFSFQANMATYQNLITQSMYDKQLDSGRGTLLHLCDDVIQQEVKEVIISFFILMEQGKATMEDLDLRCEELIKEEFEESCNFDVDDAVDKLEKLKIVSRDSIGRYYCVGLKRANEIIGVTTEEHVFKARQGSSSA; via the exons ATGGGCAGCAAAAACAAGGATGTAATTCGACTAGAGCGTGAAGCCGTCATTCCCATTCTCAAGCCCAAGCTCATCATGACTTTGGCCAACCTTATTG AACATAGTTCTGATCGGGCTGAGTTTCTAAAGTTCTGCAAGAGAGTTGAGTACACAATACGATCTTGGTATCTTCTTCAGTTTGAAGATTTAATG CAATTATACTCCCTCTTTGACCCTGTAAATGGGGCTCGGAAATTGCAGCAGCAAAATTTATCTTCTGAAGAAGTAGATGTACTTGAACAGAATTTCTTGACATATTTATTTCAG GTGATGGAGAAGAGTAATTTTAAGATAGCTACAGATGAGGAGATTGATGTTGCACATGCAGGGCAATATCTTCTTAATCTTCCCATAACAGTTGATGAATCTAAG ATTGACAAGACACTTTTGAAGAGATATTTTTCAGAGCACCCCCAACCAAACCTCCCAGATTTTGCTGATAAG TACATCATCTTCAGACGTGGGATAGGAATTGATCGTACAACTGATTACTTTTTCATGGAGAAGGTAGACATGATTATTGCACGTCTTTGGGCCTTTCTCTTAAGACTAACCCG ATTGGAAAAGCTTTTGAGCAGAAGATCAAGAGGACGAAATAAGAAAGAGCCAAAGAAGGATGATGAAATTAACCCTGAAACGGACAGTGAGGATTTGTATGTTGAACGGATCCGTCTTGAGAATATGGACCTAAG CATCAAGAACTTGGTGGGCAAGACTACGATCCAAGAGCCTACTTTTGATAGGATAATTGTTGTTTACAG GAAAGCAAGTGCCAAACCAAATATGGATCGAGGGATATAtgtaaaacatttcaaaaatattccAATGGCAGATCTGGAGATAGTCCTT CCTGAAAAGAAAAGTCCTGGATTAACTCCTATGGACTGGGTCACATTCCTTGCCTCTGCTGTTGTGGGGCTG GTTACTTTGTTTAGTTCTCTTCAAATGCCTGAAGCTGATCTCTGGGTCATTTTTGCCATTTTGTCAGCTGTGATTGGTTACTGTGCCAAGATATATTTCTC GTTTCAAGCAAACATGGCTACATATCAGAATTTAATAACACAGTCCATGTATGACAAACAACTCGATAGTGGAAGGGGTACTTTACTTCACTTGTGTGATGATGTGATTCAACAGGAA GTGAAAGAGGTAATCATCTCGTTCTTTATACTAATGGAGCAAGGTAAAGCCACCATGGAG gATTTGGATCTAAGGTGTGAGGAACTAATAAAAGAGGAGTTTGAGGAGAGCTGTAACTTTGATGTGGATGATGCAGTTGACAAGCTAGAGAAGTTGAAAATTGTTTCTCGG GATTCTATTGGACGATATTATTGTGTTGGACTGAAACGTGCAAATGAGATTATTGGTGTAACCACTGAGGAACACGTGTTTAAGGCAAGACAGGGTTCTAGTTCAGCTTAA